The Brienomyrus brachyistius isolate T26 unplaced genomic scaffold, BBRACH_0.4 scaffold52, whole genome shotgun sequence sequence ttcattttccacagaataaaaaaaacgataatgttatcccgctgataattgcaagcgcgtttcacccccggcactggctggagacacaggcaaaaggcatacaatcttattgaggtacaaaaattattccatctactctgcacttctgcataacttccatcatagtgccagtttctgcggtcagcaagtttattactgtaagcgcctccatagtagtgcctctgaggaactgaaccagacttccgatggtgtctctcacatgtacatcatacatatatatatatatatacactcactctctccgggtctttcacatgatatgtggtcagccactatatgggagggatattcaggcataaattaagggcatatttacaagccacactagtgtacctatgtaaccggtcattccctgcctatactctgcattgtgttttggggtgttatcaggtgtgtgtcgggtgcaggaggaagggatattacagatgccgttgtcgttcctggattttattgaaactgttgggaacaataaggaaaggggtaaacttcatatgctctggccctctcgctctctctgcacaaagtaaaacaatgtatatacttatgtatagacgtgttttctatcccctgcttatgatgaataataaatcaaatataatatatatgggtcataattatacaattgacttactaactcgggggaccgtgccactagatcctcacctcttcccgcgtgtgcaatacaccaaagggaagaggaaatgaggtcgggacccttataaaggggaaaagacagagggaggggcgatgcaggacaaaagcatcatgggaaagtttaaaggatattgtacccatcaggttagacagaagaaggaaaacagaatcttgtataattataaattaaaagtaaaataacaacctgttacacgtcacctacacttcagacttcatcctcaaaatcaaagcagtattaacacaagcaacatgttccatctcttaaatccaatctaacatttaaaaataaagtctgtttcaactggacttttatctaaaaaacaaacattttatgttcgagttgttataaactactgaaacaaataattggctatactgcagttccgctgtcttgtttggcaccctaaattatgtcctgcattctgtggaaacaaatgaaggctgaggaatgttacgtaacacagctagaatgcaaaaactctatctggtgtaattcagtgcataaaaccaatggtcttaagtgtggtgtcttcttcgtaacactccctgacttttgtatccatgaccatgagacagggtgggctgcttttcttccttcctttgactagtattcctccctttcctcccagccttggttggtgggtcaggcagcatcaccttcttttaatagacccaggtgtcatttatcttgaaattaggttcaagtgcagaaaatgatctagtcttagacaatctctgaattacagagaaatctgatttattctgaaactgtgagaaattgttcatctgtattttgctgcattgctaattgttgatgtgtgtgccctccttgtgcagtaaaggggagatcacatgcagagctggttttctgtagtttcttagcctgaattaaaataaaatattctcttcatataggaaccaagtctctggctggaaatttctacaaaaggtccatcttcttttgccgtatcaacacttaaatgagaaaagcagacagggacagtataggtgacagcagtgactgtccttccatgccatccatatgtacaaggggtatgaccagagtacacatgtacaaaaaattatatatcaaaagcaagtacctttgttgaaacgtgaaggtaatcgtttatagcataacaattccatcctaaaaaaaagaatttgtctgtgtattgcctaggaactgctacaatgttaaaatggtaaatcccaaccaaacagagcaaaaactgacacgttatttaagaactgaaagaaggagaaaattgaaaactttcttcgagggatcaataacatatatgttttgtttcccacggtcctgttactaattcaaatcttaaatcctgtactttgatattttgggctgaatgtaatgacagcaaacgtaacagctgcctcaatgcaggtgaaggcagcccagagggtccaagaggtcagtggtcaattactgcatagggatcaaatctgcaatcagaaaatgactgcatacatgcctttatattacggtcaagcggagagtcagagcagtttccatagaaacaacgtaaacaaactttaccgtttgaagcacaacaaactctgagtgaaaatggcgcagaggtgagtagcttgttagctctccaaaatgtctttgaattcttcaactgatgttgtgctactttgattatttagccttttatactataatgacatagtaaatgtctataatacaataaaaaacattacatttttttaatattacatattttttaacgtcatttaaagtgcagtggtttttattgctactgtggttgctaatatttaaataatgacagactatttggttagtaaattcatctcaaacatgctagtttagtagggcttcccaacctttcgatgtccgcggatcggtttccgtcgtagaaaagtgtcacggatgggtaagacggcggtataatttgggggttccctcgccgagcggcgggagattgacggtgtatacggacatgcggggctaatggcgtatttccgtacatcaatacgggcagctttctttccaaaacggcgcgatcccctaataaacgggacggctggctcctctacccccggttgtctgccgcccggtgcaatactccgcgcggacggtaccggaacaccgaccggaagttgggaccccctactgtacatggtggtaggtaaattgttaaaaaaaatttgggccATCACTTTCGGAGttggctagatgcttctaagtttatcattacatctatttacattgttacacaggattaacactttcaaatattcttagcttggttagtgttaactcagtgcttggtagtattcatctgggtattcatttgatgtggagtacagttgtttcgtatttgattctagttataatttggtgacattactgtttaatatgctattgcacttacagtatcgtgcattttacagtagattttttttgcaatcttgctcgctgtttcttttattctttcttttttatatatgtgaaccctgtaattatttattataataattataacaattgtattttctgtatggttgaagaatttccagctctttatttattttattatctctgttaagtgctggttaatctctcatttattccccagagagcgaattgagagagctgatcgatggaccaacacccaacactgggaagcctggaacctgtgggatgaagtgatcaactggggagaaggtgtggaggagttctcaccagtgacactccccactgtccaggctgggggggttaaggggggattgggggggtctactgatttgggtaagggaggggagagtgtgggaaaggatggactgctagccagcactagtatttcatctcaaagtcttcagagtaattacggcctttcatctgaagactgggaaatttataaaacttgctaccttaacaaaaaaaagaaagtcaggaaggaccggacaagccggggggagggtgaggtaagggggcagagtagtgaggaatatgtggaggtaccagagtggggaacatttgaggggaaggcctccagggttgtgatggaggggacagaggctggtattagtataatggatatgctaaatggaggtgaggagaatgtatgtgaggtgggagtgaatgtggaggaggttaagggaggaggagggaaaagtacagggaatgctgtggaatatgtggtgtcacaagtaggcagaacttggctagaacccatccaggaggaagaccttgaggaagatgaagaaagagatgaggagcttcaggaagcagaagacactgatgctgccacagtggacagttggcagtgcatggcggcatatgtagccagaatatggctgcagactttacaggaagatggacctgaggaaaatgaagaagctgatgtggtattccagcaggcagaagatgctgatgctaccacactggtcaggtttcagtgtatggtggcatctgaagacagatcacagctacttactataccagaagaaggacctgaggaagaggacgagactgaagtgatgaagacagataaaacaaaagaagatgctgatgctgccgagaagatctacagtgaagaagaagtatcattccatgtgaatgccgaagatctttctgaagatgcaactgagaagagccacaagaagaagaagaagaagatgaagtggtgcttcttctgctgtcccctgcccttcagaagaagtagcaagaggcagtaattataaggttgtgaattcaggtttacaaatgacttaaagcagtaatataactgcattattgacaccttcacaatgcactgtaatgcatccataaatatattatattgaagaaaaaaaatcataacacattatagccatgtttattatggattaatggccgatataatgtattatgaagatatttattgtgtatatatagatcagagcattcataatgcattatcaagatagctataatgtgttatgcctttgtataagtatttacagccgtgtttttaatacttttataaatgatttataaggcattaattgggtatttatttatttattcattagttatatgactgctttaagtaaagttaagtaaagtgtttattttctttttcttagaatacccgtgttagagccctgcattgggactgggatcccgcgggacccaacggaaagagatactgtttaagtgttaatgtagctataagatacgataggataagatatgctaagttaaaatataagataggctaagacgaaatatattaatataagctaagttgaaatataataagataagataggttaagttatatgataagataggctaagttaaaatataataagatagcctatcatattttatcttagcctaagttaacatatgataagataggctaagttaaaatatcataagataggctaagttaaaatatgatgataggctaagttaaaatataagatgggttaagttaacatatgataaggtaggctatgttaagataagagatttgcaataaaacatatttacttttcaaactgtgtctttgtcatctcttcagtgttgtgtctgtctttgtttgataattttgaattgttaatttatatctgacactctcctaaatgtcagtaagcagagacggaggaatgggaggaaggtacagttaagtataaatgataaagtatcaaaatcacagggttgccttattttgacgcagagaaagtaatttcagtgttactaccacatatgagttaatggctgcaaatgttggtgttagaagtgccggtaaataatgcgGAGTAAATTTAACtctggtgtgtttctgaaaaacgcaccgccttccgcctgctgtcattcggcgaacgtgtaggaggctattctggtaacaggtaaagttgtcatttaacgtaatgctaacgtgcattaccagttagtaagtgttttactatatcacacaccttacgtcctttatagttttagtccggtgcactctgtatccatgctaactagctagctaatgttaacatgacgcagtacagtcttccagcttggggattcccacccctgtccgcggccagtattccgcaggggggtttgcggaggtgttggttgcaaatgcaaacgatcccttcatgttcatgcattgtgttctaatgtgtaaataaaagataactatcaaattcaatgtttatgtcctattatactagataagactgtaaaatagtttgccctgcatatggatgccatgcagtcagagtatgatcaagatagggtgtgagtgtggaaaaaagacaaatgtaacagtatttgagggatggagggatgagaagagtgggatggagggaaatgtaaggagaaggaggttcctcggagctccgagatgtgtttggctgtaataaatctggaatatagctatatgacatagtttttgataacaccagcatttattttttaggtttgtcgatctccgtcaaaacaattagaacgagttcattatgtaactggaacccctctcacatgtaaacacagtgacacgctacagcgttggtttgttgtctgaggctatgatactgaccacaaacacattctcaaatttcactgcaccaatcacagcatacgcaggcagaaaaatgatcgcaaaaaacattagactctaaaaccgtctgtaatgtctgtgtttatccagtggaccataaattaaaataagctttcctatttcagtttcttttagatgttataaagtaataaataaagaatcataataattaaaccatgtattactgactatcagataacttcaacaagttaccacatggatgcaaaatcaaagatattcatttgcgcctggcactaaccatgtactccttcacagtactaagccatagaaagggccccaatgaaacccctgcattcctgcatcgcagatactctaatctcagcatttataagattatatttgtactacctgccaatttttatattagatgagactaaaaattgagaaatatctatatgcagaagtagtttttcctgataagaaggataatatcaagactgtcagcatttacaaatcgaattatgacacatctgagtagcccagactgtccggaaaacaaagccgtacagcatatgtggctgactaatgtacatacagtgtaataagcttataatcaaatggatagaaaaacgctcaataatagacaggattcagagggtaaataaggtgcatcatgtggaagagaagttaggtggcgttggggtgcattgtgagtttcatctggtagctagaagggaataaacagggctttgggggggggggggggggacttctccggcggctacattgctctaccttttttttttaaatgatttatttaaaaaaaaatcttttctccttacactataatggcaggtttaggactaatacagtacagtcataaccagtgtcagggattctatgcatcgctacacagagacaagtccagatattgagcccaaggctaaaattgtggtttacttaaaAGTCCACTttggtgggcagtgggggtgtttgttcttctctgctcacattttcccctcttatcctgtcttctcctccgcagcccttcctccttctctctgttgcacctatattccctcccctccagtcatctatgttctccttcctctgcagtctctcctcttctcccattcttcagttatactgtcttctccgctctccctgtatccctcctgtcttctggtcctgtcgtctcttctccagtcatcccctgcttctcagtcatctctgcatcttttttcatttgtttgcttattctttgtttgtgttattcgttaacccaccaccccatgctggatgagtcttgatgttttttgttctttttaaagttaggcttcttcctttgtttttgtgccatatcttctgccctggcggcatggtggtgcagtggttagcactgttgcctcgcacctctgggacccgggttcgagtctccgcctgggtcacatgtgtgtggagtttgcatgttctccccatgtcgtcgtggggtttcctccgggtcctccggtttccccccacagtccaaaaacatgctgaggctaattggagttgctaaattgcccttaggtgtgcatgtgtgagtgaatggtgtgtgagtgtgccctgtgatgggctggccccccatcctgggttgttcccagcctcgtgcccattgcttccgggataggctccggaccacccgcgacccagtaggataagcggtttggaaaatggatggatggatggatcttctgccctcttctggttgcggcagtgcatgacacggctggaaaaatagggtttattacaacacacacatcaaaaccaaaaggatcaggatggatccaaaataaactgcaaatgaccaggaatgaactaaatgatggaataaacacaactagagaactatatacatacatacaacatacagctataatgaagcatcaaagaacagaagcagaacaggcacttaaatacacagctaacaagacacaatgcaggacagtgagaatcataaccaataacaaggactgagggcaacccaggaacaggcgttacagttaaacagcactggtgaaatcaaagtgacctttcagccacatggtcagctctgcatcgccctctgctgtttgcattagaagctgcttgaaattcccactctccttaccaacacctcgagaagccaggccttgccgtgccaagtacttaacttcagaagatttttcctcacttgctgctgctctttccagctcatctgaaggttgaatattaacaggattgatcttctgaatccatgtcatcagtgctaatctgtggcactgcctgtctttatgtgcactgaatttccccagtgccttttccagtttcacatgccagtcttcacaagagctgaatgtgtctttcatgccagtttagacatttgtgttacaaattatacagtagaaacaaagaaccccccttaagatgagggggggctgtaagggagcccagtgtgatctttaaaccatttctcctgaaagcagggtctcctgtttgatagacgtggcatttacatttggctgatttggtgaaggtccaagctcctcccccctcctccctaatacaccttcatcttcatctgcctgtctgctctctctctctctctctctctctctctctctctctctctctcccattg is a genomic window containing:
- the LOC125723865 gene encoding uncharacterized protein LOC125723865; this translates as MEGTEAGISIMDMLNGGEENVCEVGVNVEEVKGGGGKSTGNAVEYVVSQVGRTWLEPIQEEDLEEDEERDEELQEAEDTDAATVDSWQCMAAYVARIWLQTLQEDGPEENEEADVVFQQAEDADATTLVRFQCMVASEDRSQLLTIPEEGPEEEDETEVMKTDKTKEDADAAEKIYSEEEVSFHVNAEDLSEDATEKSHKKKKKKMKWCFFCCPLPFRRSSKRQ